The Candidatus Omnitrophota bacterium genome contains a region encoding:
- a CDS encoding DASS family sodium-coupled anion symporter, with product MNGESKQSWVFVSILLAGPIAFLAMLLAPCPEALSESGRRVAAVAVWMSIWWLTGIIPVGATALLPFALFPWLNIMKGDKAIANFAHWMIFLMLGGFLMASAMERWNLHRRIALATIDWIGATPRRIVLGFMIASGFISLWISNTATSLMMLPVAIAVLKKFREIANKEICDRIEPALMLALAYSCSIGGVGTLIGTPPNGIFVSQASSLYGQKIGFLDWLKVGIPMIVVLIPIAWFYLVRIQFPLPSRVVSGSVEVIREERKNLGPMSRGEIGAAVIFVLTALGWIFSYPITIGDLTIPGIATYFPMVNSEATIAMVSAVSLFSIPVDIRKREFILDLKSALGIPWDILLIFGGGICLANGFTESGLSEWIAKQLTFLSGFHPYIIVLACVATVTFLTEVTSNTACATIFMPIMGSLAVGINQNPFLLMIPCCVAVSMAFMFPVATPPNAVVYGSGFVSIQQMSRAGFAMNFIAITFITLLFLTIVSPWLGIELNAVPNWAISHP from the coding sequence ATGAATGGGGAATCCAAACAAAGCTGGGTTTTCGTTTCCATCCTATTGGCGGGACCGATTGCCTTCCTCGCCATGCTCTTGGCGCCTTGTCCCGAAGCGCTTTCCGAAAGCGGCCGCCGGGTGGCGGCGGTGGCGGTTTGGATGTCGATATGGTGGTTGACGGGAATCATCCCCGTCGGAGCGACCGCCTTGCTGCCCTTCGCCCTGTTTCCCTGGCTGAACATCATGAAGGGTGACAAGGCGATCGCTAACTTCGCCCATTGGATGATCTTTCTCATGCTGGGCGGCTTTTTGATGGCGTCGGCGATGGAGCGCTGGAACCTGCATCGCCGCATCGCGCTGGCCACGATCGATTGGATCGGCGCAACGCCCCGGCGCATAGTTCTAGGATTCATGATCGCATCGGGCTTCATATCCTTGTGGATCAGCAACACCGCGACGTCGCTCATGATGCTCCCGGTCGCCATAGCCGTACTCAAAAAATTCCGCGAGATTGCAAATAAAGAAATCTGCGACCGGATCGAACCGGCGCTCATGCTGGCGCTCGCCTATTCCTGTTCCATCGGCGGCGTGGGCACATTGATCGGCACGCCGCCCAACGGCATATTCGTCAGCCAGGCGAGCAGCCTTTATGGGCAGAAAATCGGCTTTTTGGATTGGCTCAAAGTGGGTATTCCCATGATCGTAGTTTTGATTCCCATCGCCTGGTTCTATTTAGTCCGAATCCAATTTCCTCTTCCCTCCCGCGTCGTTTCGGGAAGCGTCGAAGTGATTCGAGAGGAGCGTAAAAATTTGGGGCCGATGAGCCGGGGAGAAATCGGCGCAGCGGTTATCTTCGTTCTAACAGCGTTAGGTTGGATCTTTAGTTATCCCATAACGATAGGCGATCTGACCATCCCCGGCATTGCCACCTATTTCCCCATGGTCAATAGTGAAGCCACTATCGCCATGGTTTCCGCCGTTAGCCTCTTCTCCATTCCGGTGGATATTAGAAAGCGGGAATTTATCCTCGATTTGAAATCCGCGCTGGGCATCCCCTGGGATATCCTCTTGATCTTCGGGGGCGGCATCTGTCTCGCCAACGGCTTTACGGAATCGGGACTGTCGGAATGGATTGCGAAGCAGTTGACGTTCTTAAGCGGTTTCCATCCCTATATCATCGTTCTGGCCTGCGTAGCGACTGTAACTTTCCTGACGGAAGTAACGTCCAATACCGCCTGCGCCACCATCTTCATGCCCATCATGGGCTCACTCGCCGTAGGCATCAACCAAAATCCCTTCTTGCTGATGATCCCTTGCTGCGTAGCTGTTTCTATGGCCTTCATGTTTCCCGTGGCGACGCCGCCCAACGCCGTCGTCTACGGATCGGGTTTTGTTTCCATCCAGCAAATGTCGCGTGCGGGCTTCGCCATGAATTTCATCGCCATCACATTCATCACGCTGCTTTTTTTGACGATCGTCTCTCCCTGGCTTGGAATAGAGTTGAACGCCGTCCCGAATTGGGCTATAAGCCATCCTTAA
- a CDS encoding KpsF/GutQ family sugar-phosphate isomerase → MSVAKETLKSEADAILQVSSRLGDNIDAAVKIILNYPGKTVVAGMGKSGHIAQKIAATLCSTGTPSVFLHPAEALHGDLGVYEAGDPTILISKSGSTNELLRLIPLLRSLKSPLIAIIGNLDSPLAREADVILDACVEREADPLGLAPTASAITALALGDALASALMSARRFTEQDFANFHPAGQLGRNLWLKVADVMHPKNRVAQASPDSALKELIISMTQYNLGAACVLDENERLAGIITDGDLRRALLNHEETWTLRAADMMTRSPVTISPHAALKEALQLMEDRPSQISVLPVLETSTNRWLGLIRVHDIYQPMLV, encoded by the coding sequence TTGTCCGTCGCCAAGGAAACCCTGAAGAGTGAAGCCGATGCCATATTGCAAGTTTCCTCCCGCTTGGGAGATAATATCGATGCGGCGGTGAAAATCATTCTGAACTATCCCGGCAAAACCGTTGTGGCCGGGATGGGCAAATCCGGCCATATCGCCCAAAAAATCGCCGCCACGCTGTGCAGTACGGGAACGCCTTCCGTCTTTCTCCATCCCGCCGAAGCTCTGCACGGCGATCTGGGCGTCTATGAAGCGGGAGACCCTACGATCCTCATTTCAAAAAGCGGAAGCACGAACGAACTGCTGCGTCTGATTCCCCTATTGCGTTCTTTGAAATCGCCCTTAATCGCCATCATTGGTAATTTGGACTCGCCCTTGGCCAGAGAAGCGGATGTAATTCTGGACGCCTGCGTAGAACGTGAAGCGGACCCGTTGGGCTTGGCTCCCACCGCCAGCGCCATAACGGCGTTGGCTTTGGGAGACGCCCTAGCTTCCGCGCTGATGTCCGCCCGCCGCTTTACGGAACAAGATTTCGCCAATTTTCATCCCGCCGGGCAATTGGGACGCAACCTCTGGCTGAAAGTCGCCGACGTCATGCACCCCAAGAACCGCGTCGCCCAAGCCTCTCCAGACAGCGCTTTGAAGGAATTGATTATATCTATGACGCAATACAACTTGGGCGCGGCTTGCGTGCTGGACGAAAACGAGCGGCTCGCGGGCATCATCACCGACGGCGATCTGCGCCGCGCTTTGTTGAATCATGAAGAGACCTGGACGCTGCGGGCGGCCGATATGATGACGCGCTCGCCGGTAACGATCTCTCCCCACGCCGCCCTCAAAGAAGCCCTGCAACTCATGGAAGATCGCCCCTCGCAGATTTCCGTCCTGCCCGTGCTGGAAACATCCACTAACCGCTGGTTAGGATTGATCCGGGTGCACGACATCTATCAACCGATGCTGGTATGA